A window of Acinonyx jubatus isolate Ajub_Pintada_27869175 chromosome E4, VMU_Ajub_asm_v1.0, whole genome shotgun sequence contains these coding sequences:
- the TTC24 gene encoding tetratricopeptide repeat protein 24 isoform X2, producing the protein MSSSNPEDTPREPESEPEPSTSKQKQRGKRPQQEASVHALTRAGHGALLAGRNHEALTSFQRAFVLASEAPQTHDTPVLRACAFNLGAAYVETGDPARGLELLLRARPEEKAQGRRHGDQCFNVALAYHALGDLPQALAWYHRALGHYQPLGDHGQVQAKMGACYQALGQPELAAHCLQEASRAYAQAGQPQAAALALGAAAGCMLKSGRHGVGAVTRVLEESRRLAERSPEHRLLGHLYNDLGLSYCQLQLFPLAAEAFLRALPLCRGPGEEAMVLRNLGTAHSALGNYRQAQECHQKAADLHGSGGQRREQGRSFGSLAFVLSQLGDHRAARDNYLHALQAARDTEGARLCAGPAGGQAGGRHEDPPGPGRARPHARPGEVTPETRSGGGDRWPREGGGGKAELMPSGLLPRAARVCVHLPQSPQSGHVSLFRGHLRVGRWAEWGGCGPSRSAGQCQAFAWVVTSPEAEPYPEEPETKSRAAVLQKATRWRRCCGSGSGGLSLRLHHPLALWLPHPLSASLPLTPPDNLGEPPTQELKLYSTIYYIYLMGFMSSLKD; encoded by the exons ATGTCTTCCTCCAACCCTGAGGATACCCCCCGAGAGCCTGAGTCTGAGCCTGAACCCTCAACCTCCAAGCAGAAACAGAGGGGAAAGCGGCCACAGCAAGAGGCCAGCGTCCACGCCCTCACCAGGGCTGGCCACGGGGCGCTCCTGGCTGGCCGGAACCACGAAGCCCTGACCAGCTTCCAGAGGGCCTTCGTCCTGGCCTCGGAGGCCCCGCAAACTCACGACACCCCTGTTCTCCGGGCCTGTGCCTTCAACCTGGGGGCTGCCTACGTGGAGACCGGGGACCCAGCCCGGGGCCTCGAGCTGCTCCTGAGAGCCCGACCTGAGGAGAAGGCGCAGGGCAGGCGTCATGGAGACCAGTGTTTCAACGTGGCTTTGGCCTACCACGCCCTGGGCGACCTGCCTCAAGCTTTGGCCTGGTACCACAGGGCCCTGGGTCACTACCAGCCACTAGGTGACCATGGGCAAGTCCAGGCAAAAATGGGAGCCTGCTACCAGGCTCTGGGACAGCCTGAGCTGGCAGCCCACTGTCTGCAGGAGGCAAGCCGGGCCTACGCCCAAGCAGGGCAGCCCCAGGCTGCGGCCTTGGCCTTGGGGGCTGCGGCGGGGTGTATGCTGAAGAGCGGGCGGCATGGGGTGGGCGCGGTGACGCGGGTGCTGGAGGAGAGCCGGAGGCTCGCTGAGAGGAGCCCTGAGCACAGACTGCTGG GGCATCTCTATAACGACCTAGGCCTGAGCTACTGCCAGCTCCAGCTGTTCCCACTTGCAGCGGAGGCCTTCCTGCGGGCCCTGCCCCTGTGTCGCGGGCCGGGAGAGGAGGCCATGGTGCTGAGAAACCTCGGGACGGCCCACAGTGCCCTCGGCAACTACCGGCAAGCCCAGGAGTGTCACCAGAAGGCTGCTGACCTGCATG GCTCTGGGGGGCAGCGGCGGGAGCAGGGCCGGAGCTTTGGCAGCCTGGCATTTGTACTGAGCCAGCTGGGGGACCACAGGGCAGCCAGAGACAACTACCTACACGCCCTGCAGGCGGCCCGGGACACTG AAGGAGCCAGACTCTGTGCGGGACCGGCTGGTGGCCAAGCTGGAGGACGCCATGAGGACCCACCTGGCCCGGGCCGGGCTCGTCCCCACGCACGCCCTGGTGAGGTGACACCTGAGACAaggagtgggggcggggacaGGTGGCCCAGAGAAGGGGGTGGTGGCAAAGCAGAGCTGATGCCCTCAGGGCTGCTGCCCCGGGCTGCTCGTGTGTGTGTTCACCTGCCCCAGAGCCCGCAGAGTGGACACGTGTCGCTTTTCCGAGGACACCTGCGGGTAGGGAGGTGGGCGGAGTGGGGGGGTTGTGGCCCGTCTCGCAGCGCTGGGCAGTGCCAGGCCTTTGCCTGGGTGGTCACTAGCCCGGAGGCTGAGCCCTACCCAGAGGAGCCGGAAACCAAGTCCCGGGCTGCAGTTCTCCAAAAGGCCACACGGTGGCGGCGGTGCTGCGGTTCCGGGTCGGGTGGGCTCTCCCTGCGTCTGCACCACCCCCTGGCTCTCTggctcccccaccctctctccgcctccctgcctctcacccCTCCAGATAACCTCGGGGAACCTCCCACCCAGGAATTAAAATTATACTCgactatttattatatttatttaatgggaTTCATGTCTTCTCTTAAAGACTAG
- the TTC24 gene encoding tetratricopeptide repeat protein 24 isoform X3 — MSSSNPEDTPREPESEPEPSTSKQKQRGKRPQQEASVHALTRAGHGALLAGRNHEALTSFQRAFVLASEAPQTHDTPVLRACAFNLGAAYVETGDPARGLELLLRARPEEKAQGRRHGDQCFNVALAYHALGDLPQALAWYHRALGHYQPLGDHGQVQAKMGACYQALGQPELAAHCLQEASRAYAQAGQPQAAALALGAAAGCMLKSGRHGVGAVTRVLEESRRLAERSPEHRLLGHLYNDLGLSYCQLQLFPLAAEAFLRALPLCRGPGEEAMVLRNLGTAHSALGNYRQAQECHQKAADLHGSGGQRREQGRSFGSLAFVLSQLGDHRAARDNYLHALQAARDTEGARLCAGPAGGQAGGRHEDPPGPGRARPHARPDFGSREAPGSRRAGKGQSGSEAQVSGVGPGLRGSTGVRTLVGLGPRPRRHPREGGGDVSLVLLCLLFPTPPGLRVGGRKRNWRRARRRERTRPHRMSPPRLGRRGWSVQDPGPISRLEAKAPSEWSILAFWSPVAPKSIGGSPGEGRGLGNG, encoded by the exons ATGTCTTCCTCCAACCCTGAGGATACCCCCCGAGAGCCTGAGTCTGAGCCTGAACCCTCAACCTCCAAGCAGAAACAGAGGGGAAAGCGGCCACAGCAAGAGGCCAGCGTCCACGCCCTCACCAGGGCTGGCCACGGGGCGCTCCTGGCTGGCCGGAACCACGAAGCCCTGACCAGCTTCCAGAGGGCCTTCGTCCTGGCCTCGGAGGCCCCGCAAACTCACGACACCCCTGTTCTCCGGGCCTGTGCCTTCAACCTGGGGGCTGCCTACGTGGAGACCGGGGACCCAGCCCGGGGCCTCGAGCTGCTCCTGAGAGCCCGACCTGAGGAGAAGGCGCAGGGCAGGCGTCATGGAGACCAGTGTTTCAACGTGGCTTTGGCCTACCACGCCCTGGGCGACCTGCCTCAAGCTTTGGCCTGGTACCACAGGGCCCTGGGTCACTACCAGCCACTAGGTGACCATGGGCAAGTCCAGGCAAAAATGGGAGCCTGCTACCAGGCTCTGGGACAGCCTGAGCTGGCAGCCCACTGTCTGCAGGAGGCAAGCCGGGCCTACGCCCAAGCAGGGCAGCCCCAGGCTGCGGCCTTGGCCTTGGGGGCTGCGGCGGGGTGTATGCTGAAGAGCGGGCGGCATGGGGTGGGCGCGGTGACGCGGGTGCTGGAGGAGAGCCGGAGGCTCGCTGAGAGGAGCCCTGAGCACAGACTGCTGG GGCATCTCTATAACGACCTAGGCCTGAGCTACTGCCAGCTCCAGCTGTTCCCACTTGCAGCGGAGGCCTTCCTGCGGGCCCTGCCCCTGTGTCGCGGGCCGGGAGAGGAGGCCATGGTGCTGAGAAACCTCGGGACGGCCCACAGTGCCCTCGGCAACTACCGGCAAGCCCAGGAGTGTCACCAGAAGGCTGCTGACCTGCATG GCTCTGGGGGGCAGCGGCGGGAGCAGGGCCGGAGCTTTGGCAGCCTGGCATTTGTACTGAGCCAGCTGGGGGACCACAGGGCAGCCAGAGACAACTACCTACACGCCCTGCAGGCGGCCCGGGACACTG AAGGAGCCAGACTCTGTGCGGGACCGGCTGGTGGCCAAGCTGGAGGACGCCATGAGGACCCACCTGGCCCGGGCCGGGCTCGTCCCCACGCACGCCCTG ACTTCGGCTCCAgggaggccccaggctccaggagggccgggaaggggcagagtggaaGTGAGGCAcaggtgagtggggtggggccGGGGCTCCGGGGCTCCACGGGGGTGCGGACGCTGGTGGGGTTGGGGCCGcggccacgcaggcaccccagggagggggggggggacgtgTCCCTGGTGCTGCTCTGCCTCCtgttccccacccctccaggtcttcgggtgggtgggaggaagaggaattggaggagggccaggaggagagagaggaccaGGCCCCACCGGATGTCCCCCCCGCGTCTTGGGCGCAGAGGCTGGAGT GTCCAGGATCCAGGGCCCATCTCCCGCTTGGAGGCCAAGGCCCCCTCCGAATGGAGCATCCTGGCATTCTGGTCCCCAGTGGCCCCCAAATCAATAGGTGGGTCCCCGGGGGAGGGAAGAGGCCTGGGGAATGGATGA
- the TTC24 gene encoding tetratricopeptide repeat protein 24 isoform X1 gives MSSSNPEDTPREPESEPEPSTSKQKQRGKRPQQEASVHALTRAGHGALLAGRNHEALTSFQRAFVLASEAPQTHDTPVLRACAFNLGAAYVETGDPARGLELLLRARPEEKAQGRRHGDQCFNVALAYHALGDLPQALAWYHRALGHYQPLGDHGQVQAKMGACYQALGQPELAAHCLQEASRAYAQAGQPQAAALALGAAAGCMLKSGRHGVGAVTRVLEESRRLAERSPEHRLLGHLYNDLGLSYCQLQLFPLAAEAFLRALPLCRGPGEEAMVLRNLGTAHSALGNYRQAQECHQKAADLHGSGGQRREQGRSFGSLAFVLSQLGDHRAARDNYLHALQAARDTGDTKGQWQACEGLGAAAARLGQHDQALTYYKEALARSQKEPDSVRDRLVAKLEDAMRTHLARAGLVPTHALTSAPGRPQAPGGPGRGRVEVRHRSSGGWEEEELEEGQEEREDQAPPDVPPASWAQRLECPGSRAHLPLGGQGPLRMEHPGILVPSGPQINRWVPGGGKRPGEWMKGVGEDVALDGFKGGGGDTPPVLGGIVLGPSLSALEQSFFLFF, from the exons ATGTCTTCCTCCAACCCTGAGGATACCCCCCGAGAGCCTGAGTCTGAGCCTGAACCCTCAACCTCCAAGCAGAAACAGAGGGGAAAGCGGCCACAGCAAGAGGCCAGCGTCCACGCCCTCACCAGGGCTGGCCACGGGGCGCTCCTGGCTGGCCGGAACCACGAAGCCCTGACCAGCTTCCAGAGGGCCTTCGTCCTGGCCTCGGAGGCCCCGCAAACTCACGACACCCCTGTTCTCCGGGCCTGTGCCTTCAACCTGGGGGCTGCCTACGTGGAGACCGGGGACCCAGCCCGGGGCCTCGAGCTGCTCCTGAGAGCCCGACCTGAGGAGAAGGCGCAGGGCAGGCGTCATGGAGACCAGTGTTTCAACGTGGCTTTGGCCTACCACGCCCTGGGCGACCTGCCTCAAGCTTTGGCCTGGTACCACAGGGCCCTGGGTCACTACCAGCCACTAGGTGACCATGGGCAAGTCCAGGCAAAAATGGGAGCCTGCTACCAGGCTCTGGGACAGCCTGAGCTGGCAGCCCACTGTCTGCAGGAGGCAAGCCGGGCCTACGCCCAAGCAGGGCAGCCCCAGGCTGCGGCCTTGGCCTTGGGGGCTGCGGCGGGGTGTATGCTGAAGAGCGGGCGGCATGGGGTGGGCGCGGTGACGCGGGTGCTGGAGGAGAGCCGGAGGCTCGCTGAGAGGAGCCCTGAGCACAGACTGCTGG GGCATCTCTATAACGACCTAGGCCTGAGCTACTGCCAGCTCCAGCTGTTCCCACTTGCAGCGGAGGCCTTCCTGCGGGCCCTGCCCCTGTGTCGCGGGCCGGGAGAGGAGGCCATGGTGCTGAGAAACCTCGGGACGGCCCACAGTGCCCTCGGCAACTACCGGCAAGCCCAGGAGTGTCACCAGAAGGCTGCTGACCTGCATG GCTCTGGGGGGCAGCGGCGGGAGCAGGGCCGGAGCTTTGGCAGCCTGGCATTTGTACTGAGCCAGCTGGGGGACCACAGGGCAGCCAGAGACAACTACCTACACGCCCTGCAGGCGGCCCGGGACACTG GGGACACGAAGGGCCAATGGCAGGCCTgcgaggggctgggggctgccgCAGCCAGACTGGGGCAGCACGACCAGGCCTTGACGTACTATAAGGAGGCGCTGGCTCGGAGTCAG AAGGAGCCAGACTCTGTGCGGGACCGGCTGGTGGCCAAGCTGGAGGACGCCATGAGGACCCACCTGGCCCGGGCCGGGCTCGTCCCCACGCACGCCCTG ACTTCGGCTCCAgggaggccccaggctccaggagggccgggaaggggcagagtggaaGTGAGGCAcag gtcttcgggtgggtgggaggaagaggaattggaggagggccaggaggagagagaggaccaGGCCCCACCGGATGTCCCCCCCGCGTCTTGGGCGCAGAGGCTGGAGT GTCCAGGATCCAGGGCCCATCTCCCGCTTGGAGGCCAAGGCCCCCTCCGAATGGAGCATCCTGGCATTCTGGTCCCCAGTGGCCCCCAAATCAATAGGTGGGTCCCCGGGGGAGGGAAGAGGCCTGGGGAATGGATGAAAGGAGTAGGAGAGGATGTGGCTTTGGATGGTtttaaggggggtgggggagatacGCCCCCAGTACTTGGGGGCATAGTGCTTGgaccctctctgtctgcccttgagcaatctttttttttgtttttttaa
- the TTC24 gene encoding tetratricopeptide repeat protein 24 isoform X5, translated as MSSSNPEDTPREPESEPEPSTSKQKQRGKRPQQEASVHALTRAGHGALLAGRNHEALTSFQRAFVLASEAPQTHDTPVLRACAFNLGAAYVETGDPARGLELLLRARPEEKAQGRRHGDQCFNVALAYHALGDLPQALAWYHRALGHYQPLGDHGQVQAKMGACYQALGQPELAAHCLQEASRAYAQAGQPQAAALALGAAAGCMLKSGRHGVGAVTRVLEESRRLAERSPEHRLLGHLYNDLGLSYCQLQLFPLAAEAFLRALPLCRGPGEEAMVLRNLGTAHSALGNYRQAQECHQKAADLHGSGGQRREQGRSFGSLAFVLSQLGDHRAARDNYLHALQAARDTEGARLCAGPAGGQAGGRHEDPPGPGRARPHARPDFGSREAPGSRRAGKGQSGSEAQVFGWVGGRGIGGGPGGERGPGPTGCPPRVLGAEAGVSRIQGPSPAWRPRPPPNGASWHSGPQWPPNQ; from the exons ATGTCTTCCTCCAACCCTGAGGATACCCCCCGAGAGCCTGAGTCTGAGCCTGAACCCTCAACCTCCAAGCAGAAACAGAGGGGAAAGCGGCCACAGCAAGAGGCCAGCGTCCACGCCCTCACCAGGGCTGGCCACGGGGCGCTCCTGGCTGGCCGGAACCACGAAGCCCTGACCAGCTTCCAGAGGGCCTTCGTCCTGGCCTCGGAGGCCCCGCAAACTCACGACACCCCTGTTCTCCGGGCCTGTGCCTTCAACCTGGGGGCTGCCTACGTGGAGACCGGGGACCCAGCCCGGGGCCTCGAGCTGCTCCTGAGAGCCCGACCTGAGGAGAAGGCGCAGGGCAGGCGTCATGGAGACCAGTGTTTCAACGTGGCTTTGGCCTACCACGCCCTGGGCGACCTGCCTCAAGCTTTGGCCTGGTACCACAGGGCCCTGGGTCACTACCAGCCACTAGGTGACCATGGGCAAGTCCAGGCAAAAATGGGAGCCTGCTACCAGGCTCTGGGACAGCCTGAGCTGGCAGCCCACTGTCTGCAGGAGGCAAGCCGGGCCTACGCCCAAGCAGGGCAGCCCCAGGCTGCGGCCTTGGCCTTGGGGGCTGCGGCGGGGTGTATGCTGAAGAGCGGGCGGCATGGGGTGGGCGCGGTGACGCGGGTGCTGGAGGAGAGCCGGAGGCTCGCTGAGAGGAGCCCTGAGCACAGACTGCTGG GGCATCTCTATAACGACCTAGGCCTGAGCTACTGCCAGCTCCAGCTGTTCCCACTTGCAGCGGAGGCCTTCCTGCGGGCCCTGCCCCTGTGTCGCGGGCCGGGAGAGGAGGCCATGGTGCTGAGAAACCTCGGGACGGCCCACAGTGCCCTCGGCAACTACCGGCAAGCCCAGGAGTGTCACCAGAAGGCTGCTGACCTGCATG GCTCTGGGGGGCAGCGGCGGGAGCAGGGCCGGAGCTTTGGCAGCCTGGCATTTGTACTGAGCCAGCTGGGGGACCACAGGGCAGCCAGAGACAACTACCTACACGCCCTGCAGGCGGCCCGGGACACTG AAGGAGCCAGACTCTGTGCGGGACCGGCTGGTGGCCAAGCTGGAGGACGCCATGAGGACCCACCTGGCCCGGGCCGGGCTCGTCCCCACGCACGCCCTG ACTTCGGCTCCAgggaggccccaggctccaggagggccgggaaggggcagagtggaaGTGAGGCAcag gtcttcgggtgggtgggaggaagaggaattggaggagggccaggaggagagagaggaccaGGCCCCACCGGATGTCCCCCCCGCGTCTTGGGCGCAGAGGCTGGAGT GTCCAGGATCCAGGGCCCATCTCCCGCTTGGAGGCCAAGGCCCCCTCCGAATGGAGCATCCTGGCATTCTGGTCCCCAGTGGCCCCCAAATCAATAG
- the TTC24 gene encoding tetratricopeptide repeat protein 24 isoform X4: MSSSNPEDTPREPESEPEPSTSKQKQRGKRPQQEASVHALTRAGHGALLAGRNHEALTSFQRAFVLASEAPQTHDTPVLRACAFNLGAAYVETGDPARGLELLLRARPEEKAQGRRHGDQCFNVALAYHALGDLPQALAWYHRALGHYQPLGDHGQVQAKMGACYQALGQPELAAHCLQEASRAYAQAGQPQAAALALGAAAGCMLKSGRHGVGAVTRVLEESRRLAERSPEHRLLGHLYNDLGLSYCQLQLFPLAAEAFLRALPLCRGPGEEAMVLRNLGTAHSALGNYRQAQECHQKAADLHGSGGQRREQGRSFGSLAFVLSQLGDHRAARDNYLHALQAARDTGDTKGQWQACEGLGAAAARLGQHDQALTYYKEALARSQKEPDSVRDRLVAKLEDAMRTHLARAGLVPTHALTSAPGRPQAPGGPGRGRVEVRHRSSGGWEEEELEEGQEEREDQAPPDVPPASWAQRLECEWQQAVPSCESPTWTQEHSLPHVGFLDAPASPWVCH, from the exons ATGTCTTCCTCCAACCCTGAGGATACCCCCCGAGAGCCTGAGTCTGAGCCTGAACCCTCAACCTCCAAGCAGAAACAGAGGGGAAAGCGGCCACAGCAAGAGGCCAGCGTCCACGCCCTCACCAGGGCTGGCCACGGGGCGCTCCTGGCTGGCCGGAACCACGAAGCCCTGACCAGCTTCCAGAGGGCCTTCGTCCTGGCCTCGGAGGCCCCGCAAACTCACGACACCCCTGTTCTCCGGGCCTGTGCCTTCAACCTGGGGGCTGCCTACGTGGAGACCGGGGACCCAGCCCGGGGCCTCGAGCTGCTCCTGAGAGCCCGACCTGAGGAGAAGGCGCAGGGCAGGCGTCATGGAGACCAGTGTTTCAACGTGGCTTTGGCCTACCACGCCCTGGGCGACCTGCCTCAAGCTTTGGCCTGGTACCACAGGGCCCTGGGTCACTACCAGCCACTAGGTGACCATGGGCAAGTCCAGGCAAAAATGGGAGCCTGCTACCAGGCTCTGGGACAGCCTGAGCTGGCAGCCCACTGTCTGCAGGAGGCAAGCCGGGCCTACGCCCAAGCAGGGCAGCCCCAGGCTGCGGCCTTGGCCTTGGGGGCTGCGGCGGGGTGTATGCTGAAGAGCGGGCGGCATGGGGTGGGCGCGGTGACGCGGGTGCTGGAGGAGAGCCGGAGGCTCGCTGAGAGGAGCCCTGAGCACAGACTGCTGG GGCATCTCTATAACGACCTAGGCCTGAGCTACTGCCAGCTCCAGCTGTTCCCACTTGCAGCGGAGGCCTTCCTGCGGGCCCTGCCCCTGTGTCGCGGGCCGGGAGAGGAGGCCATGGTGCTGAGAAACCTCGGGACGGCCCACAGTGCCCTCGGCAACTACCGGCAAGCCCAGGAGTGTCACCAGAAGGCTGCTGACCTGCATG GCTCTGGGGGGCAGCGGCGGGAGCAGGGCCGGAGCTTTGGCAGCCTGGCATTTGTACTGAGCCAGCTGGGGGACCACAGGGCAGCCAGAGACAACTACCTACACGCCCTGCAGGCGGCCCGGGACACTG GGGACACGAAGGGCCAATGGCAGGCCTgcgaggggctgggggctgccgCAGCCAGACTGGGGCAGCACGACCAGGCCTTGACGTACTATAAGGAGGCGCTGGCTCGGAGTCAG AAGGAGCCAGACTCTGTGCGGGACCGGCTGGTGGCCAAGCTGGAGGACGCCATGAGGACCCACCTGGCCCGGGCCGGGCTCGTCCCCACGCACGCCCTG ACTTCGGCTCCAgggaggccccaggctccaggagggccgggaaggggcagagtggaaGTGAGGCAcag gtcttcgggtgggtgggaggaagaggaattggaggagggccaggaggagagagaggaccaGGCCCCACCGGATGTCCCCCCCGCGTCTTGGGCGCAGAGGCTGGAGTGTGAGTGGCAGCAGGCTGTCCCTAGCTGTGAATCTCCTACCTGGACACAGGAGCACTCTCTCCCCCACGTTGGTTTCCTGGATGCCCCCGCCTCCCCCTGGGTCTGCCACTGA